The DNA segment CGTTGAGGATAGGCCGTGTGCTGACGGCCTATCTTTCTTTTCGGCTTGTTCTTTACGAACTCGCATCAGCAATACATTGAATGTGTTTTGTTTAATGTCGAGTCCCAATCTCGCCAGTTCGTCTCGCGCCTGAGCGCGGGTTACGCCTGCCTCTAAAGCAATCTCGATTCCCTCGAATGCATCTCGAAATCTCGAGGAAATCGGCCGCTCGGTTTTGGCGGCGAAGGCAGCGAAGTGATCGCGAAAAGCAGCATCATTCATGGTCGAGTGCGAGATTGAGTCTGAGCTGTACTCTACCTGACTCTGACTTGTACCGGAAACAAAACTATCTGTGTTTGAGCTGTATTTGATCTGAGTTTGATATGTACCTCTAGAGTGAATTTTGAGTTGGCTGGAGGCACGATGCATGTGTAAACAAAAAATGCTTCGCACTTTTTCTTTACACATGGTGCCCAAAGGGAGAACCCTTTGGAAACCCCGACGGCTACGCCGTCAAGAGCGCGCCCACTGGTCGCTGGAATGGGTCCATTTCTGTTCTGCAGAAGGGCAGCGGACGGCGAGACGGCTTCACGATTGCGATCGTGAACGATCATATCTAAGGCATCTGATTCAAGGAGAATGGGCAATTTTCCCCGACCGCATCAGGCTCTGTTCGGCCATAAGCGGTCGGTCGCCGCCGGCGTCCAATTGAGTGATAATTGGCGCGATTATCCTGTATCACCGGTCCTAGGAGACTTATGGGCGCGAAAACCAAAATCTTGATTGTGATATCGGTGATGGTCTTCCTGAGTTGCATAGCTATCGGTGTTTCGAAATTCAAATGGCAAGGAATCGACTTGGGTCATGCATCTCGTGGTTCGATTTCTGGCGCGCACGCGCCCTAAGGTCCGGCGTACCTTTCTATCGGCGTCGAAGATCTGAAGGCGGAGGCCGGCCAACTTCGGACACTCGACCTGATAACATAAATCGTTGACAATTAGGCTTCGTAATCGTGGATGAACAGCAACCATGAGGCTCAGGTGCCCCTTATTTCGGTAGTGGGAAATCAAGCAACTCCTCTTCGCAGCATCTGCTTGATACTTGTTTCGATGTTTTGCTTCGCGGTAGTTGACGCACTTGGAAAGTCCGTTGCCTTGCAGTATCCGGCGAACGAAGTGACGTTCTTCCGGATGCTTTTTGGATTCATCCCCGCGATCGCCGTGTGCTTGCGTGGCCGTACGATATCTGACCGGCTGCAGAATATGGATGTACGGGGCCAGATCGTTAGGTCCTTGACTCTGCTTGGCGCATCGGCGTGTTTCTTCGCTGCCTTGCCTTATGTACCGTTGAGTGAGGCCGTGGCAATCGTCTATTCAGAAACTTTACTTGTTATTGTCCTTGCTCCGGCCTTGCTGAACGAAAAATTAAAACGTCGCGATGCCATCGCTGCGCTGGCCGGATTCGTAGGCGTTTTGTTGGTAGTTCGTCCAAGCGGGTCGAATACTAATTGGATTGGGCCGGTGCTTCTGATTGCCGCTGCGATTTTCGGCGCGTTGTCGATTATTCAGATCAAGAGAATCCGATCGACCGATGACTCGGGAACGACTGTCCTGTTTTTTACGATTGTTGGCACTGTAATCACGGGTGCATCGTTGCTACTCGCATGGCGCACGCCGACGATCGATGCCCTAAGTCTTATGGCCCTGCTTGGTGCCTTTGCCACCGCAGGCCAGCTTCTTATGACCATGGCCTTTCGTCAAGCCGATGCCGCGGCCTTGGCGCCGTATAACTACACGAGCATCGTGTGGGCAGCGCTCTTTGGCTACGTCATTTGGGGCGAAACAATAGGTACCGTGTCTTTGGTGGGAATCACGATGATTGTTGGAAGTTCGATAGCCGTCGCTCTACGAGGTCGGGAAGCCGAGGGACCTATGGTCTAAGGGGGAACGAGGGTTTCAGTAAGCTTCTGCGCTGCATAAGACGCAGTTCGGCCAAGGCCGGTCACCGAAGGGCTGCTCCGGAATCCGCGACAATTAGGCACAAATCGCACAGGGAGCATTAGGGATGTTGAGCGTTCAATGCAGGTGTGCAGATTTTCGAGATCGAGCTGATTTGTTCAAACGCCACGCTGCACCGTCACAGGGTCGAAGGGCGGAACGCTGATATCCCAGGCTTTCAGTTGCCGACATGGAAAAGCGTGCTTGAACGTGAATACGAACCATGGGGGTCAGTGCACCTCGTCGTCGACACCGCTAAGGTTTCGGTCGAGCAAGCCGTGGAAGCAATCATGCAGCGCCTGTCACCGGCGCCTCCCGAGAGCCGAATGGTTTAGTGTTTGCCACGTCGAGCAAGGAGATTTTGCAGAAGGTAGCGTTCGGCCAACAGCAGCCCTTCTCGGTACTCGCCTTGGTCATCGGCAACTTGATTTGTGCGGACAGGCGAACGGGTTCCATCGGGCAAGCTTTTGATTTGGATGAAAGATGATCGAAAATTATCGACTCCGACTCATGTTTGAGTGGGGTGGCGGCTGTATTTGGGCTGGAGATGACGCAGCCCGCGACAAGTACGCAGTAGGCCCGATTGAGGACTCGCTGCCGCTAGCTGACGCGACACGGAAAAAACTTGCCGACATGACTTATGGCACGACCTGTCGCTCAACTGGGAATATCCTCCAGACCCGGGACCATGGAATGCGCACGAGTACGAGCGCTTTGAAGCGATAGCGTTCGCAATGCGTGACCATCTTCGATCAGAGTTCCAAGACGGCTTCTTCATCGAGTATGTGCGGTTAGGCTTCTTTGAGGGGCGCACCGAACGTCCGTAGGTCGAGTTGCCCGTTGAAGGGTTATCTCGCGGCCGGCGAATGACCGCTTCAAAGAAATGCCACCGTCCCTTGTCGGTCGACTTCGGTCCCTCACTTTGTTCGCCCTCAGCATCAGTTGAGCGCTAGGCGCGATGCTTAGGCGTTGCGTCACCAGCCCAAGCGCCGTAAGGGTCGGCAACTAGTCATCGGCGCGGCTGGTAGTCGTCGATGCGCCAGTCAAGATTAATTCATTTGCCTGCTTACGCGTACTGCTTTGCTTAGCAACATGAGATCCGCCCGGAGTGTTTGGCGCATTCCGAATGGAGAGAGATTTCAACATTTAGTAGCGCCCGTACCATTGCGGCCGATTGACAGCAATTTGCGGATGCCGCTTTGTGCCATGATAGGTCGAGAACATTTTATAGTGACGTGACAACCGCGCGATAATGCATCACACACCAGTTGCTTGGATGATGTGGCGCTTACGTTTCAAGCCGGCACACCTTGATTCATTGCTTTGTCAAAAGCGCGGGTTGGCCAGCACATAGAACAGTCCGGCCGACAGCAGCATGGTCACTGGCAGCGTAACGATCCACGTCAGCGCGATTCGCAACAGCATGTTCCCTTGCACGCCCTGGCCACCGGCGACCATCGTTCCTGCGATCCCAGACGTTACGATGTGCGTCGTACTCACAGGCAGTCCTGTGAAGCCCGCTGTCCCAATCAGCACCGAGCCTACGAGTTCGGCGCTGAGACCTTGGCCTGGTGTCATGTGTTGCCGCCCAAGGCGTTCACCAAGCGTGCGGACTACACGTTTATATCCAACCATCGTTCCGATACCCAAGCAAAGCGCGCTGAGCATGCGGACCCAGAGTGGCGCATATTCTACCGGCAGGCTCATTTCTTTAAGCAGTGTCCCGGCAAGTTTTTTATCATCGGATGAGGCGTCTTTTACTTCCCCAACGTGTTTCATCTGAGAGGTGACGTCATAGATATACCCGCGCAACTGTGCCCGCGTCGCACGCTCATCGTTCGGCGGCGTTGCTTCTGACTTGAGTTGGGACGCTTGCCGGTCAAGCTCCGGCCCCGCATTCTGCAGAGCTTGCGCAGATTTCAGCGCATCCTGCTTTACGTCGTCTCCATATTTTTGAATCAACGGTATCGCTTCGACAGCATGCTGGTGCAGTTGCTGCAACTGGTCAATGGCTTGCGGATTTAATGCATACGTCGCGGGCAGCAGTCCGATTATTGTCAGCATGATCAAGCCGATACTTTTTTGTCCGTCATTGGTGCCATGCGAAAAACTGACCGACGTGCAGGTCAGGATCAACATTGCGCGCAGCCACAGGACTGGCGGCTTGCCTTGTTCCGGCGCTTCGAACAGGTGGCCCTTGCGCACGATCAGTCGAAGCAGGCCGTAAAGTGCGCCGGCCAAAAAGAAGCCGAGCACCGGCGAGATGGCGAGCCCCTCCAGCACCGTGACGATCTGCTTCCAGTCGACGCCCTGCGACAAGCTGCGCGATTTGAGCAGCGCATCGGCCGCCGCTACGCCGATCAACGCGCCGATGATGCAGTGCGAACTGCTATTGGGGATGCCGAAGGCCCACGTCAGGATGTTCCAGAAGAGCGCTGAGGCGAAAATGGACACAAGCATCGGGACCGCAGGCGCGCCGTCGGGCGGTGTCAGTACGTCGGGCGGCAGGATTTCGACTAGCGCATACGCCACTGCAATGCCGCCGACCAGTACGCCCACGAAGTTCATCAGGCCGGACCAGATCACGGCAGGAACGGGCTTCAGGGATTGCGTATAAATGACGGTCGCAACGGCGTTGGATGCATCATGGAAACCATTAGTCGCCTCGAATGCGAGGACCATGACAAAGCATGCGACGAGCATGCCAATGACAATGCCGGAGGACGGCATGAAGTGAACGAGCATCTACGCTCCGGTTGGATCCAGGGAGGAGTCGCGGATGCCGGCTGTGAAGCGCGTGAATGCGAATCGCCCGATGCTAAAGGTCCACGATGAACCTTTTAAGGCAGCAGGAGATAGAAATCAGGAATAGGCGACAGCGGCTGCTCAGACGTCGAGCGTTCGAAGTGCGATCCGCTCGCCAGCGTCAGCGCTAGAGCATTTCTCGATGCTTAGCGAGATGCGCTTTCTACCGAGTTCAAACGCAAGTGCGAGCTGAGAGCGTGTAGTGTCAGCGGCGCCTAGCTGCTCGCGCAGGACTTCGGCCGGTATGGAGAAGGCGCGGTATCCCCAGCCAAAGGCGTAAGCTGAAAACCAGACCGAAGCATCCGGCAAGACGACCGGCTTGGATATCGTAGGCAATGCTTTCATGCAAAACTCCTGATCCGCGTCGCGGTCATGCATCATCGCACCTGGGGCCGGCGAAAGCTGTGCGCCATGCCACCAAGTCGCGGCAAACTCATTTCTTTACTGCGGCTACCGGCGCAGCAAGCGCAGCGCGTGCCTTTGACTCAGCACTTCCTGTTACGTAATACTTATCCGCCCATTTCCGCGTTGGCTGTAAAGCCAGGTTAGTCTTCTTGCCAGGATTCTTATTTTCTATGGCCAGCGCGCGGGCACGATAGTGTTCGTACAGCCGTAGAAATTCCGCTATATAGATGCCAGCTATTCGCCTGTCTCTGATTTCGAGTAAATTTTCGTCGTTTTTATGCTCCGAATTGTTGCTCATGTTCGCCGAGCCTGTGAACACCACAGGCTCGGCACCTTCTGCATCGATGACCACGAACTTGTGGTGGATGATGACAGGCGGGTAAGGCGGTCGCTTGTCGCCCGGGAACAATTGAACCTCGACATCGAAACCCTCCGGCACGGTTGCACTTGAAAAACACTTGCCGTCAACCACATCGCGATTGTCTTTAGTCCGATGATAGAGCTCGATAGCTGCAAGTTCTGAAGTGCTCAGATGCCCACCGTCAGCTTGTTTGTTTTCCGCCGTCTGCGCCGCGTGTTCGGATATCGCGTTGACCAAGCCGAACATCATCAAGCCTTTGTCTCCCGCCTTGAAGCAAGCGTTGAGTAGTGACTCATCGGTAGGCGAAAATAAGCAGAAGAGAACGGAGTCTTGGGCTTTCGATATCGCATCAACGATGGCATCGATCTGCGTGTGTTCGGCGGTGGGTTCTGGCGAGAATGAGACACGGATCAGTGCGTCCCCAATTGCGACCGGGTCTGTCCAGCCATGCGGTAATCTTGCCGTCGCTGTGATCGACGGGTCGGACGAGATGGCGGCGGCACGATTGCTATACAGTTGTGCAAGTTCGTTGGAATCGAATGAGTGAAGCAGATTTGCTTGCTGAGTGATGCCTTCCGTAGTGAAATTGGCAGAGCCGGTGAGCAGCCGCAACGGTGCATGCGAGCCGCTATGGGCATCGGTTACGATGAACTTGTCATGCATGATGTTCGTCGCCCGGCGCGGATACAACGTGGCAAGCGGTCCAAGTTCCTCGACCGCTTGTTGATTCGGCGACGCCGTAGCTGGATGAGAGTTTGCTTCGGCGCCAGCATCGCCGTGTGCGTCGTACACAACAGCTAGGGAAGCAGGTCCATGGGCTTTGGCAAACTCAACGAACTTGGGGATGACCCAGAGTTCATCGGTCAGGTGATAGACCGCCGAGGCCGCGTGCGCGGCGCGGTCAAAGACAAAGTCGAAACTGTCTTGAAGGTCGTTTGCAAGCCAAGTGCGAAGTTCCCGCGCTTGGGTAGCCGGTGGGGCTTTCCTCGGGTCAAGGCCCATCGCTGACAGTTTGCGGGAAAATGCTTGGGAACTAAGGACTGCGCGGTTGAACCACGTACCGATGCCATTTTCTACATGCGCGGGAAGCTTCACTTGCAGCGTGCTGCCGTCGGCCTCGGACAGCCTCGGTGCGCGTGAGTGTCCAACCACGGGGTAGGCAGTGTAGGTGAATGTCTGCCCGCGATCTGGTCCATCGATCTTTGCATCCCACCACATGAATTTTTGAATCGGCGCGACGTTTGATGGTGCGTCGGGCTTGCCAGCAGGAACAGGACCGTCGAATGTTAGCCGATTGGGGAGCCAGCTTTCAGCCTCGCGAGTCTTGCCGTCCGTCGACCAGAAGCCCGGTGATCGTTTGATCGCAAAACCCAGAAACTCGGGATTCGACTTCCCTTCGATCCAATCGAATGCGAGCAGTACGAGCGTTGGCGACAAATATGCGCGAAGATTGATAGCCATGATCTCTCCTTGTAGGACAAGAAGATTTTATGGAGGCTGTGTGACAACTTTTATCGGATGCTAGCTAAGCGAGGGTCTTCGATTCCACACAGCAGGGCCGGATGGGCGAGACATTGCTTTTAGCTCCACAAGTCGGTATCCACAATGACCACTCACAGTCATCGCCTAAGTACTAGGCGAGATTCAAAGCCTCCATAAGGTCAAGCTTGACAAAGCCGACGCTGTCTTTCTTGGCCAAGCGCTTTACTGCTGACGCGGCGGAACTCAGCTCGGCGGCGCTGCGAACAGCAAATGAAGGAACGGAAATCGCGCCGACGGACAAGCGCACAAAACCAAAAAATGCGTGACGTCCCGAGCGGTCTTCGCCACCTATACCACCCGCGGTTTGGTCCTCTGCCGAGTAGAAATCAGTGACTGAAAGATTGAACAGCTGGATGGCGTGGCGAAGCCTGATTTCCCAGTCACCACTCTGAAAAAGCGCCAGGAAATCGTCTCCGCCAATGTGGCCCAGAAAGTCTCGCGTGGGCTCGCACGCTGACGCAAGCGTCGTCGCTGCCAGCTTGAGCAATTCGTCGCCTTGCCAGTATCCGTATCGGTCGTTGAACGGCTTGAAATAATCGAGGTCGGCGTAGCACGCAACGAACGTCGCACCACCGGCAATCAGCCTTTCGATATGAGCGCCGAGCGGGAGGTTGCCGGGAAGAAAGGTCAATGGGTTGGCGTGCCTAGCCGACTCCAGACGAAGCTCAGTTACCGCACGGACAACCTGATGCCGGGCACGAGTCCAAGGTAACGATCTTCTTCGATCACAATGAAGCCATCAGATAGGATGTGTTGCTCGTCGCCAGTCAATAGTCGCGCTACCTGATCAATGCTCGCCGTACGCTCGAGCACAACCGGCTCGCGATTCGCGAATTGCATACATGGGCGTCTTCCGAACAATTCCCGATGGTAAGGCAACGCATATTGATCCATGAACGATCGCCGATTGATCAAACCAACCGGTTTTCCGGCGTCGAGCACTGGAAGCGCGTGAAGGGCGGGATGCATGTTGAACAACTGGACAACATCGTCGTTGTGCGAGCGAACGGTCACCGGAGGCGCGTCGACTAGCACAGAGTCGAGAAAGCTGTGCACGTTACTCGCGCGATTATCGGAGCGCGTTTGCCCCGGATAGACGGCTATTTGTTGTGAATTGAGTGTACTTGAAGCGCCTCGCGGGATCTCAAGGGCTGGCTTGGCCGAAGGGCGTCCGAGCAAAAATCCCTGACCGTATGTTATGCCGAGATCGCGAACAATCCGAAGATCGGAGTCATGTTCGATACCCTCCGCGATCAGTTGCGAACCGCTTGCCCGAGCAAAAGCGACCATAGATTTCACCGCTTCGAACTTTAATGCGTCATGGGCAATTCCATGAATAAAATACCGGTCCACTTTAACGAACTGAGGCGCGAGATGGACCCACAGGCTCATCGATGCATTCGCGACGCCATAGTCGTCAAGTGCAACTTTATAGCCGGCCCCACGCACTGCCTCCATGATTTCCCCGAACTGTTGCAGGCTTGCGATTTCACTTTGCTCGGTCACTTCGACGACTAGAGGGTGCGCGACTGCATCCATTAGGTTCGAAACCAGCCGATCTTGGTGCGATGATAGGAGCGACTGAATCGCGGGCGCACTGTAATTGACGAACAGCAAGTTGTTTCTCGGAGCGGTTGCATAGGCGGTGATCCCGAGATGCGCCGCAACGTGTTCTAGTTCTATGGAAATGCCTTCCCGTAGGGCCTGCGAGAAAAGCGAATGCGGTTGCTCAAAGGGGGTTCCGGCAGGGCCGCGCAACAGCGCTTCATGGCCAATGACAGCGCCGTCCGAGAGTCTGACGATAGGTTGGTAATAGGCTGATAGTTGCTGCGAGGCGATCAGTTGGCCTACACCCGATGTATGAGCAATCCCTTGCGGGAGTAGTTGCGGTGAGAGCATGTGCGAGAGTCAAGTGTGCGGTTTGAAGTCTTGTGCTGATTCGACGAATCGCCCACTTGAGTCGCACGTTTTAAGAATGTCTGGGCTGAGCCGTTCTGCAACTACGATGGCGCCCCAGCGTCATACCGAAAAATCGTGACAGTATTGTGAAGAGCATTGAATGCTTGCGGTTTTATACATTGTGGGGATCATGCCTCCATGTACCTTCCCACGAGCGCACCGTGTTCTCTTGGCATCGAGACTCGTCGAACCGGTGCTGACTCGTCGCGCAACTTGAATACCGACACGGCATCGCGCAGTGAATTTGCCTGCTCCGCGAGAGCATGTGCGGCCGCTGAAGCCTGCTCTACCAGTGCGGCGTTCTGCTGCGTCACTTCGTCCATCTGAGTGACGGCAGTGTTGACCTGTTCGATTCCTGTGCTCTGCTCCTGCGAAGCCGTGGAAATCTCGCCGACAATATTCGTTACGCGCTGCACCGATTCCACGATATCCACGATGATCTGCCCCGCGCCGCTGACCAGCGCCGAACCGGCACTCACGCGGTCGGTCGATTGCGCGATCAGGCCCTTGATCTCTTTTGCAGCGGTGGCGCTGCGCTGTGCCAGTGTCCGCACCTCGGCGGCGACGACCGCGAATCCGCGGCCTTGTTCGCCGGCGCGAGCCGCCTCGACCGCCGCGTTGAGAGCGAGAATGTTTGTCTGAAAAGCGATCCCATCGATCACCGCGATGATTTCAGTGACCTTGTTCGAGCTGTCGGCAATACCGTGCATCGTCTGGATCACATCGTCCATCACGTTGCCGCCGCGTGACGCTGTGCTCGACGCTTTGTCGGCAAGCGCGGATGCGTTGCGCGCATTCTCGGCGTTAAGACGCACGGTAGCGGTCAGTTCTTCCATGCTGGCCGCCGTCTCCTCAAGCGAAGCCGCCTGCTCCTCGGTGCGCGATGACAGGCTGAGGTTACCCGCTGCAATCTCAGCGCTGGCAACAGCGACGCCCTCGGCATTACTGCGCACCTTGGAAACCACGTGCGAGAGGCTCGACTGCATGTCCTTCAATGCGTTGAGCAGTTGTGCAATCTCGTCCTTGCCGCTCGAATCAAACTCAAGCGAAAGATCGCCGGTCGCGACCGCACGCGCGCAGCCGAGAGCGCGACCAAGTGGACGCGAAACCGAACGGCTGAACAAAACCCCGCCGATCATTGCCAGCGCGAGCACGGCGAGCATGAGCGATATGCTGGTTTCGGTGGCGTGACGGGCGTTGATGGCGGCCGTGGCGGCGACTTGCGCACTGTCCGCCGAGATCTTTTTCGCGGCCTGTTCGAGTAATGCTGCCGGTTCCCGGTCTACGCCCGCCACCGCCTTGTCGCCCGCTGACGGTTCGAAGCCGGAAGCCTTAAATGCTTCAAATCCCTTTCGGTAACCCTCGCCCATGGACACATGAGCGGCCGCGAATTTTTCAATCAGATCGCGACTGGCGCCTTCGGGCAGCGTTGTCTTCAATTCGGCTGCGAGTGTGTCGACGGTTTTCTCACGGGTTTGAAATGCGCTCCAGTATTGATCGAGTTTGACCGGATCCTTTCCGCGCAAGAGTGTGTCTTTCCACTCCTGCACTTGCAGCTTGAATGCGACGAGCGTCGCCGAGACCATTCGTTCGTTGGCGACGTTTTGCTGCACCGTGGTGCTGTAGGCATCGATAGACTGGTTGAGAGCAAAAATGCCGTAGATCGCGCCACTGAACATCAAAAGAAGTGCGGCGGCAAAGGCAAGGGGAATTTTCAGACTGAGTTTCATGAAGGCTCGCGAAGGGGAGGCCGCGATACGTTGCGCGGCTGACCACGGCTTAACGGCAGCAAGGAACAGATCTGTAGCGACAAGAAGCTGGATATACGGAAGCTTCAGGGTCTTGAGGTTTTGACTTGCTGAAACCAGACGTCCATATCTTTTAGCAGCGTGATGTAGTCGGCAATGTCTTCGATAAGCGCCAACTGCGAAGCTGCCGCGTTCGCTTCGTCCCACAGACGCTCGAACTTCCCAAGCGCGGTTGCGACCGGAATTGTTTCGACGGAGATCAAGGTGAAGTCGCCGCGAATCTCACGAGGTGTTCTGTGTTTCACAAAAGCGCTCGGCGATGGGTTGCATGGAGCGATGCCTTGAACGGCATCGCTTTGAGTGTGTCTGCTGGTTTGTTCGACGACAGCGAATGTGCTTCGGCAGCCGAAACATTACCCGGAGACCACCCGCAAAATTTTGCCATAAGTGCGCTCGATGTTGGTGCGCACGATCATGAAAGCTTCATTAAACATTCGCTGAATAAGGTCGTTATCACGGGCGAACGGCGCGGGCATTCCATGCGCCAAAAGAACCCATGCGGTTACCGTCTGCAATCGACAGTTCGGATTGCCCGAACAAAGCTTATACCCCGGAATCAGATGCGCACACTTTCGATCAAGGCCCGATTATCCATCGTCACTTTTGCGGTTGCCGCCGTTCTCGTAGCCGTGGGCGGCGTTGGCCTTTTTGGAGTCGCTCAAAGCAATGGAGCGCTCCGCGACATCTACGAAGGCCGAGCGAAGGCGCTTCAAAACATCTCGACTATCGACGAGCTTGTTTCGGAAACGCACTTTGCCATAAGCGATGCAGTGCTGGATCCGTCGGCGCAAAAAACTCAGACCGTCACGCAGGCCACGGGGAAGAGCGTCGGAAGAATCGATGTTTTGCTCGACGAATACTTGCGTGGACTTCATGACACATCCGAGCAGAAGCTTGCAACGCACTTCATGGCTGACTGGCGGTCGCTGCGCGACGAGGGATTTGTGCCCACGACCAAGCTTCTGCAAGCAAACAATTTATCCGAAGCGCAGTGGGTCGTGACGCAGCAAATTGAGCCGACAATCAAATTGGTGAAATCTGAAGGGTCCGAACTTCGGCAGCTGCAACTCGTGGCATCGCAGCAGGCATATGAACATGCAAGAAACGTGAGCAGACTCGTGCAATGGCTCGTCGCGGCGTGCATTGCAGCGGGTGTCGGGCTGGTCGGTCTGCTTTGCGTATCGATGGCTCGTGTGCTTTTCGCTCAGCTTGGCGGAGAACCGTCGACGGCAGCTGCCGTTGCACATCGGATTGCGGGAGGCGATCTGTCGGTCGTCGTTCCAGTCAAATCAAACGATACATCGAGCATGATGCACGCAATGAGCTTGATGCAAACGCGGCTCGCTTCGATGATCGGTGGAATCCAGCATACCGCCGACACCATTGCGAGCACGACCTCGCACATCACGGCGGGCAACACCGCGTTGTCCAGCCGGACCGAAGAGCACGTGGCGGGTATCGAACAAACGTCGGCGAGCATGGAGCAGCTTGCATCGACCGTGAAAGCAAATGCCGACCACGCCGAGCAAGCACGCACGCTTGCAATGTCGCCACGAACAAGGCGCGCGATGGAGACAGGGCAGTTGCGGACGCGGTCGAGCGCATGGGCAGTCTTGCCAGGCGCTCGGCGCAGATTCGCGAGATCAC comes from the Burkholderia sp. PAMC 26561 genome and includes:
- a CDS encoding DMT family transporter — encoded protein: MNSNHEAQVPLISVVGNQATPLRSICLILVSMFCFAVVDALGKSVALQYPANEVTFFRMLFGFIPAIAVCLRGRTISDRLQNMDVRGQIVRSLTLLGASACFFAALPYVPLSEAVAIVYSETLLVIVLAPALLNEKLKRRDAIAALAGFVGVLLVVRPSGSNTNWIGPVLLIAAAIFGALSIIQIKRIRSTDDSGTTVLFFTIVGTVITGASLLLAWRTPTIDALSLMALLGAFATAGQLLMTMAFRQADAAALAPYNYTSIVWAALFGYVIWGETIGTVSLVGITMIVGSSIAVALRGREAEGPMV
- a CDS encoding inorganic phosphate transporter, which translates into the protein MLVHFMPSSGIVIGMLVACFVMVLAFEATNGFHDASNAVATVIYTQSLKPVPAVIWSGLMNFVGVLVGGIAVAYALVEILPPDVLTPPDGAPAVPMLVSIFASALFWNILTWAFGIPNSSSHCIIGALIGVAAADALLKSRSLSQGVDWKQIVTVLEGLAISPVLGFFLAGALYGLLRLIVRKGHLFEAPEQGKPPVLWLRAMLILTCTSVSFSHGTNDGQKSIGLIMLTIIGLLPATYALNPQAIDQLQQLHQHAVEAIPLIQKYGDDVKQDALKSAQALQNAGPELDRQASQLKSEATPPNDERATRAQLRGYIYDVTSQMKHVGEVKDASSDDKKLAGTLLKEMSLPVEYAPLWVRMLSALCLGIGTMVGYKRVVRTLGERLGRQHMTPGQGLSAELVGSVLIGTAGFTGLPVSTTHIVTSGIAGTMVAGGQGVQGNMLLRIALTWIVTLPVTMLLSAGLFYVLANPRF
- a CDS encoding phospholipase D-like domain-containing protein; amino-acid sequence: MAINLRAYLSPTLVLLAFDWIEGKSNPEFLGFAIKRSPGFWSTDGKTREAESWLPNRLTFDGPVPAGKPDAPSNVAPIQKFMWWDAKIDGPDRGQTFTYTAYPVVGHSRAPRLSEADGSTLQVKLPAHVENGIGTWFNRAVLSSQAFSRKLSAMGLDPRKAPPATQARELRTWLANDLQDSFDFVFDRAAHAASAVYHLTDELWVIPKFVEFAKAHGPASLAVVYDAHGDAGAEANSHPATASPNQQAVEELGPLATLYPRRATNIMHDKFIVTDAHSGSHAPLRLLTGSANFTTEGITQQANLLHSFDSNELAQLYSNRAAAISSDPSITATARLPHGWTDPVAIGDALIRVSFSPEPTAEHTQIDAIVDAISKAQDSVLFCLFSPTDESLLNACFKAGDKGLMMFGLVNAISEHAAQTAENKQADGGHLSTSELAAIELYHRTKDNRDVVDGKCFSSATVPEGFDVEVQLFPGDKRPPYPPVIIHHKFVVIDAEGAEPVVFTGSANMSNNSEHKNDENLLEIRDRRIAGIYIAEFLRLYEHYRARALAIENKNPGKKTNLALQPTRKWADKYYVTGSAESKARAALAAPVAAVKK
- a CDS encoding GGDEF domain-containing protein produces the protein MTFLPGNLPLGAHIERLIAGGATFVACYADLDYFKPFNDRYGYWQGDELLKLAATTLASACEPTRDFLGHIGGDDFLALFQSGDWEIRLRHAIQLFNLSVTDFYSAEDQTAGGIGGEDRSGRHAFFGFVRLSVGAISVPSFAVRSAAELSSAASAVKRLAKKDSVGFVKLDLMEALNLA
- a CDS encoding EAL domain-containing protein, with the translated sequence MLSPQLLPQGIAHTSGVGQLIASQQLSAYYQPIVRLSDGAVIGHEALLRGPAGTPFEQPHSLFSQALREGISIELEHVAAHLGITAYATAPRNNLLFVNYSAPAIQSLLSSHQDRLVSNLMDAVAHPLVVEVTEQSEIASLQQFGEIMEAVRGAGYKVALDDYGVANASMSLWVHLAPQFVKVDRYFIHGIAHDALKFEAVKSMVAFARASGSQLIAEGIEHDSDLRIVRDLGITYGQGFLLGRPSAKPALEIPRGASSTLNSQQIAVYPGQTRSDNRASNVHSFLDSVLVDAPPVTVRSHNDDVVQLFNMHPALHALPVLDAGKPVGLINRRSFMDQYALPYHRELFGRRPCMQFANREPVVLERTASIDQVARLLTGDEQHILSDGFIVIEEDRYLGLVPGIRLSVR
- a CDS encoding methyl-accepting chemotaxis protein, whose amino-acid sequence is MKLSLKIPLAFAAALLLMFSGAIYGIFALNQSIDAYSTTVQQNVANERMVSATLVAFKLQVQEWKDTLLRGKDPVKLDQYWSAFQTREKTVDTLAAELKTTLPEGASRDLIEKFAAAHVSMGEGYRKGFEAFKASGFEPSAGDKAVAGVDREPAALLEQAAKKISADSAQVAATAAINARHATETSISLMLAVLALAMIGGVLFSRSVSRPLGRALGCARAVATGDLSLEFDSSGKDEIAQLLNALKDMQSSLSHVVSKVRSNAEGVAVASAEIAAGNLSLSSRTEEQAASLEETAASMEELTATVRLNAENARNASALADKASSTASRGGNVMDDVIQTMHGIADSSNKVTEIIAVIDGIAFQTNILALNAAVEAARAGEQGRGFAVVAAEVRTLAQRSATAAKEIKGLIAQSTDRVSAGSALVSGAGQIIVDIVESVQRVTNIVGEISTASQEQSTGIEQVNTAVTQMDEVTQQNAALVEQASAAAHALAEQANSLRDAVSVFKLRDESAPVRRVSMPREHGALVGRYMEA